GGCATTGGGAAGGCATCTGGAACAGAACCAGCGCAAGGGCCAGGCAACACGCTAGCGGCAGACAGAATTTTCTTACGCTTTTGAAAATCATTATGTCTCTCCTTTCAAACGCTTAGGGATTAAGGAAAAGCCGCCGAGGAACCTTTTTCATTTTTTTTCCCGGCAGATTTTATTCCTCTTCAGAAGCAATGTCAATCGGCGATTTGCGCATATCTTCACCAATGCATGAATTTTGAGTAGAACCTGTCAATGATTTCCAGGAGATCGGAGGGAAGGATGTGTCGGACCGTTTCTTGAATCGGTTCCGGGACCGGACCGTAGAAGGCCTCGGCAATGCCCCCGGCAATGCAGGCAAGGGTGTCGCTGTCGCCGCCCAGAGAAACGGCATTTCGAATTGCGTCTTCATAGGAGGTGGAATCCAGGAAACAGATGATCGCCTCGGGGACGGTGCCCTGACAGGATATGTCAAAGGTGTAGGTCGGCCGGATGTCGGCCGGGCTTCGGTTTAGATCGTACAAAAAATCAGTGCTGATCCGCTTTCGGATCTCCTCTTTTAGATGACCGGTTCGAGCCATCCATATGGCGAGGGCCGTGGCCTGTGCGCCTTTGATCCCCTCCGGATGGTTGTGGGTCACGGCAGCCGTATTCTCCGCCTCCCTTATGACTGTGGACTCGTCGCCGAAGGCAAAGCCCACCGGGCTGACCCGCATGGCCGACCCGTTCCCCCAGCTGTTATAGGGACGGGGATCGTCGGAGAGAAGCCAGCGGATGAACGCCCCGCCGTATCCCGCGTGAGGATACCGCTTCCCGAACTCCCGAAGACAACTCCCATATGACCGGCCGGTCAGGATCGCCTCTGCAACGGCTGTTGTGAGGACCGAGTCGTCCGTAAAAGTGCTCGAAGGACTGAACAGGGGGAAGTCCTTTGTCTTGATGGGAGACCCTTCATATACCGATCCGATAATATCTCCGGCAATAGCGCCAATCATCTTTTCCCTCCTGACATATCACTTGAGCAGATTCGTTGAAACCCGATCGATGCAGTATTTGCACTCGCGCACCGCATATGATACGCTTCATTTTTTTTGGTCGCTTCTTTGGCCGGGAAGCTCACAGTAGGTGCCTCGTCCTACTCTACCACAAGGCGAGTCAATGTTAAACTACCGCTTCGCTTTCACTGCCGGCCCCGGCATCACTCGGAACTCAGCCTTGAAATATTCAATTTTAACAGGCGTGTTCCGGGTCCTTCACCGATTCGGGCAGAAAAATTCCGGGACGGGTAAATCTTTTTTCATCTTTATTTGATCGGAACGTTATGACGAACAAAGCTGAGATTCCCACCCTTTGCAGGATGTGTGACCATGGGTGCGGCATACTGGTTACTGTTGAAGACGGAAAACCCGTCCATGTCCGGGGAAATCCGGCCCATCCTTTCAATAAAGGGTGGATATGCGTCAAGGGCAAGGCCTGCCTGGACCTTTACTATTCGCCCATCCGTTTGAAAACCCCCCTCGTTCGACAGGGGGGCCGACTCCTTGAGACCACGTGGGATGAAGCGCTCGGGCATATCTCTGAAAAGCTTGCAAGGCTGAAGGAAAGATGGGGTCCTCAGGCCCTGGCAATCTATTATGGAGAAGGGGTAGGGCACCAGGAAATCAGATATTATATGAAGCGATTTGCCAATGTTTACGGCACACCCAATTTCATGAGTGTCGGGTCTATCTGCAATGCTTCCAGAACCCTCGGTGAGACCCTGACCCTTGGCGGGCTCACCAAACCTGACATGGCCCATTCCAGGCTCGTACTGGTCTGGGGGGCAAATCCCCTGGTTTCACACGAACCGGTCCCGCCGAAGATCATACACCGCCTCGCAAAATCGAGTGTTCCTCTTATTGTGGTTGATCCTCGAAAGACCGAGACCGCTTCCAAGGCGAACGTGCATCTGGCCGTCCGTCCGGGAACCGACCACACGCTGATTCTCAATATGCTTCATGTCATATTCACCGAAGGGCTCTGGGACCGGGACTTTACAGACAGATGGGTGAACGGGTTCGAGACCCTGTGTTCGGTGGTAATAACCGCCCGGTTTTCGCCCGAAAGAGGTGCCGCCATCACCGGAATCGATCCGGGTTCGGTCCGGCGTGTGGCGCGTGCCTATGCTGAAACCAGGCCCGCCTCCATGTTTACGGGAAACGGTGTGGAGCATCATCCTTCGGGCGTAAATACCGCAAGACTTCTGGCCGTGCTGAAGGCCGTTACCGGAAATCTTGATGTTCCCGGGGGTGACCTGTTTACGCCGAAGCCATTAATCAAAGACATCACCGCCCCCCTTCCCCCATCCAAGGTCCCGGCTATCGGTGCGGAACAATTTCCGGTTTTCTGCAAGGCCCGCGGAGAAGCCCATGCACTCTGTGCTACCCGGGCCATCCTGGAGGAAAAACCATATGCCATCAAAGGATTGACCGTCACCGGAGGAAATCCCACCCTTCAATGGCCCGACAGCGACCGCACCCGGGATGCCTTAAAAAAACTGGAATTTCTTCTGGTCATCGATGTGGTGAAATCCCCGGACAGTTGTTTCGCGGATGTGGTCCTTCCTGCCTGCACTTTTTTGGAGCGGGATGAGCATCGCTCAAACGTCTATCTGAACCTGAGCCATATCACCCTGCGAAGGTCGGTGACAGCGCCTGTGTACGGTATCCCGGATCAGATGATCTGGATAAGACTGGCGCAGGCCATGGGTTACGGCGAGTATTTCCCGTGGCGTACCTGCGAACAAGGGATTGATGATCTCCTGAAGGATCTGGGGATATCCTATGCAGGGCTTGCGGCCGACGGGGGAATCCACCAATATGCGCAAAGGACTTACAGAAAATATGAAACAGAGGGGTTTCACACCCCTTCCGGCAAGGTGGAGGTGTTATCGGAACGTCTCGAGAGTTTTGGATATGATTCTCTTCCGATCCAAGGACAGATGGCGGAAAAAACAGATCGAAATGAGATGGGCGAGGTTCCCTTGATCCTGAGCACCGGCGGAAATCTGCTTCCCTATACCCACTGGCAATTCCGATACATCCCCCGGCTCAATAAAAGGGCGCCCGAGCCGTTTCTCGAAATTCATCCGGATACGGCCGCCCGATGGGGAATCTCTGATTCCGATAGGGTTGAAGTGATGACCGAGACCGGCACCCTCCAAATCAAGGCCCGTGTGACTGAAAACATATGCCCGGGGACCGTACACATGGCCCAGGGATGGGAGAACAGCAATGCCAATCTGTTAACATCCGTTGAAGATTCCGATCCCATTTCAGGCTTTCCCAACCTGAAGTCCGTGAGGTGCGCGGTCAGGAAGCTGTCCATTGTAAGTCCAAACGGACGTATCCTGCCGAAAGGGGCATAGCTGCTGCGAGCAGGGAGCGCAGAGCAAGGGGCAGGGAGCAGGGAGCAAAGAGGGGTTTTGTTGTGCGTACCTTCAGCGGCCGCAGGTCTCATTCCCCTGGGAAGGCAGGTCATTGATTTCATCTTTCCGGCTGACAAGTTCCTTCCGTGCGAGCGTCACTGCGGTGGCGGAAAAGAACCACCCCTTGCACTTCTCTGCCAGGAACTCAAGAAGGGTGGCGGGTTTCAGATGCTGTCGTTCGGTCTCCCGCCAGAAACCGGTTCGGGAGAAGCGCCACAGCTTGTCCGCATCCTTGACCAGGGCCTCTTCAAGGGACGAGACGTCTTCTCCCGAGTCATGTCTGCTGATAATGGTCCGAATGGTTTGGATCAGTCCGGGATCATAGTTGAATGCACCCAGTATCCTTTCTGCAATAGCCGCGCCTTCTATTTCATGAATGCGGTTGAGGCGTTCGGCCTCTTCACCATTTGCCAGGACCCCATAGGCCACAGAGATGTACTCGGGTTTCAGCGCCGACCACCCCACATCGTGGAGGATTACGGCGGGTTCCACTATCTTCCGATCTCCTCCCTCATGCTGCAGGAGGGTCAACGCGTATCCGTAGGAAATTACCGCATGCTCCGAATCTCCTCTGATTTCGAGATAAGGATCGGCTGTTTCAAATAATCTTCCGGTGAATTCGGACCATTGCAGTATCCTTCCGCCTTCTGAAGGAAATGCCGAAGGGTGCATCATGCCTCCTCCTCGATCAACTGGAGAAATGCCTTCACTGGCGGTGAAAGATCGGCTCCCCTGGGAAATATGGTGTCTGTCTGTACAAAGATGGGGCCTTCCTTCAGCGGCACAGGCTTGAGCAGCCCCAAGGTGGCCTCCAACCGGATTTCAGGTCTGTAGAGGAAGGATATGCCTTGTCCTTTCATGATATATTCCTTGATAAATTCGACGCTGCCCGCCTCTAACAGCACCGAAGGGTTCACCCCGTGAGAGCTGAGGAGGGATAGGATGGCATATCTGGAACCCGAGCCGTTTTCCCGTATGATGATCGGCTCGTTCTCCAGTTCGCCGAGGGAGACGGCCTCGCATTTGGCGAAACGGTGCTGGGGGGAAACGACCAGGGAAAACTCCTCTCTCGAATAGGGGATAACGTTCAACCTGCTTTTATAGGGGAGCCTGCCGATGGTCCCCACGTCGTAGGTGAAGTCCAGGACTCCGTCCGCAACCTCCTGAGAGCTTCCCACCTTGAGAATCACCTTCACCTTTGGAAAACGTTTCTGGAACCGGGACAGAAGACCCGGCATGAGATGCCGCGCGAAACTTCGCGTGGTTCCGATGGTGAGGGAGCCATGGGCCGAGGTTGCGTGTCCCTTCAGGACATACTCCATTTCCTCGACGATTTCAAAGATCTTTTCTGCATAGCCGAAGAGGGCATGGCCCGCCCCGGTCAGTTCAAGACTCTTACCGTACTTTCTGAAGAGTTTTACCTCCAGGTCCTGCTCCAGGGATTTTATCTGCATGGTCACTGCAGGCTGGGTCACATAGAGGGATTCTGCCGCCTTTGTGATGCTCCTTTCCCTGGCGGCCAGAAAGAATGCCCTCAGCTGGTTGAGATTGATTCGCATATCAAGTCTATAAGTAAAACTTTGAGTGTATAAGAAAAACTTATGTGACTATAAAAATAAATGCTTTGACAAGTCAAGGGAGAAATTCGCAGTATTCTCGAAAATTAGATGAGGAATCGAGGATTCGGGGATTGAGGAATCGAGGGATTGAGGAATTGAAATTTTGAAGCAATCAGGTGCAGGAACCTCTGTAATCCGGCGAATCTGCGGATGGGATTGAGGGGGAGAGGACTTCTGTGACGCCGCATCGCACCATGTTCTGGCAGATCGACCATGTTTGGGTGTTCTATACCCTGGCTGCCCTTGCGACGATCCTGTTCCTGGCGGGTCTGGGGGCTCATGTCCGGGTATGGAGATCATCTTCAGGATCCCGGGAAATTTCCTTTTCAGCAGAGGCCCTCAAAAGAATGATCCTGGACGCACTACTGGGAAGGCGCCTTTTCCTGGGGGATTGGCCCGCAGGTCTGATGCACCTCTTCATCTTCTGGGGATTCCTGACGCTTTTTGTCGGCACCGCCATCCTCTCGATCCATCATTACGCTGCTTCGTTCCTGGCGGGTACGGCCTATCTGATCTTCTCCATCGCCATGGACGCGGCCGGGCTTCTCCTCCTGGCAGGGATCATCTGGGCCTTGATCCGCCGGTATCTTCAGCGCGTTCCACGGCTTGAACGCCGGCTCGAGGATGGGGTCGTGCCCCTGTGGCTCCTGATGATGGTGGTTTCAGGCTTTATGGTGGAAGGGGCGAGATTGTCTGCTCAACAACCGGAATGGGGTGCCTGGTCCTTTGCAGGCTGGTGGGCGAGCAGCCTTTTCACAGTCTCAACCGGCGAGACCGTTTATCCATCGCTCTGGTGGCTGCATACCCTCCTCTCTTTGAGCTTCATCGCCGTCATCCCTTTCACAAAGCTGTTTCATATCCTGGGGGCCCCTACCGCCATCTATTTCCAGGGCGCGGCCAAACCCGCAATACTGGGGATGGAAGACGGGGAAGGCGGGTTCGACCTGGGGGATGCGATCTTTTTTGACGGCTGCATGCGGTGTGGCCGGTGTGTGGCGGCCTGTCCCTCCGCAGGGGCAGGAGAACCCTTTTCCCCCCGGGCGTTTGTTCAGGCCATGCGGCACAGATTGTGGCGGGAAGAGTTTCCATGGGGGGATATCCGGTTCATGAGCCGGAATGAAGATCCCCTGGCGGATGACGTCTTCTGGTATTGCACCACCTGCCGTGCCTGTCTCGAGGTCTGCCCGGTTTACGGCGCTGCATTCGAGGCGGTGACCAAAGAGCGGGTGCTGGCCGTGGAAGAGGGGACCGGGGTCCCCGCCCTGCTGAGCCAGACCCTTGAGAAGCTCTTCAAGTACAATAACCCCTGGGAGTCATCCAAACGAAAGCGGGGGGCCTGGGCCGACGGGCTGGACCTGATGGATCTCACCAAAAAGGGGGTGGAGGCGGATCTCTGCTATTTTGTGGGGTGCACCACCTCCTTTGATGACACGGCCCAGAGGATCGCCCGATCCTTTTCAAGCGTCCTTCAGACTGCGGGCGTTAATTTCGGCATTCTGGGTAAGAAAGAACCCTGCTGCGGCGATATCGCCCGCCGAGTAGGGGAACTGGGCCTGTTTGAGGAGGAGAAGGAAGGATGCATGGCGCTTTTTGACACCTGCGGCATTACCGAGGTGGTTACCTCTTCTCCCCATTGCTTCCACACCTTCCAAAATGAATATCCGGACGCCCCCTTCAGGGCCCGCCATTATACCCTGGTTCTAAAGGAGCTTCTGGACAAGGGAAGGCTTTCGTTCAAAAGGGACATCCCGGCCGTTGTTACCTATCACGATCCCTGTTATCTGGGCCGGCACAACCGGATTTTTGACGAGCCGAGGGAGATCATCCGCGCCATACCCGGCATCCGGCTCAAGGAGATGACCCACCACCGGGCCGACAGCCTCTGCTGCGGGGGCGGGGGAGGGCGGATGTGGCAGGACCTTCAGGGCGAGGTCAAGATGAGTCATGTCAGGATCCGGGAGGCCGCGGCCACCGGGGCGGAAATCCTCATCACCGCCTGCCCCCTGTGCCTTATCATGCTGGAGGATGCCCGCAAGGCCGTGGGGCTGAAACCGCCTTTCCGGATTATGGATTTGAATGAACTGGTGTTGGAGGCGATATCGAACGCGGAATTCGGAACGCGGAACGCGGAACCGGGGACGCAAGGCCCATAGTGCATAGGGCAGGGAGCAGGGGGCCGGGAGCAGGGAGGAGAAGGCGGAGGACCGACGACAGAGGACGGAAGCCCCCGTGACCATACATAACCACCTCATAAGGGCGGAGCATATGACCGCCCATGACCATCTATGACGAACCACGGGCGTATATTCGAGGTTTTTAATCGACAATCTGCAATCATAAATCATCAATCCGATAGGGGGTTCAGGATGACTGATGTATTGATACTGGGAGAGATCAAGGACGGATTGCCGGATCTGAGGACCCTTGAGCTTTTGAGCGCGGGAAAGAATCTGGCGGATGGCGCCGGGGGCGGGTATTCCGTCCTGTTCATTGGGGACGCGGTTTCAGTGGCTGCGGACAAGGCCGGGGCCTATGGGCCTCACAGGGTGTACAGGGTGGAACATCCTTTGCTGAAGGGCTTTCAGCCCGATCTTTGGTTGAGCGCCCTGGAGCAGGCGTGCAGCCGGATCCATCCGTCCGTGCTTCTCATGAGCCACGGATTTGTGGGCATGGATCTGGGTCCGAGGCTGGCCTGCCGATTGAACAGCCGGCTGACCACCGACTGCATCGACCTGTCCATCGATCCTGAAGACGGCCTTCTGCTGCGGACCAAGGCGGTTTCAGGGGGAAATGCCATCTCGGTGTTCAAGTGCCCTGGCGAGCCCCAATTGGCCACGGTGAGGGGAAAGGTCTTTGCGCCTGCCGAGCCGGGTCAAACGCCGGGGGAGATGGTGGATATTCAAGTGGAAATCGATCCATCCATGATCCGGGTGGAATCCATCGAAATCGTCGAAGAGGAAACCGTCTCGCTGGACAAGGCCAACGTGGTGGTGGCCGGCGGCGCCGGACTGGGCGAGGCCGACGGGTTTGAACTTCTGGAGGAGCTGGCAGCGGCCCTGCGCAGATCCTTCGGCAATGTGATGATCGGGTGCAGCCGGGTTGCCGTGGACAAGGGGTGGATCTCCTCCGACCATCAGGTGGGGCTCACCGGCACCATGATCTCTCCGGATGTCTACGTGGCGGTGGGGATATCGGGGGCCATTCAGCACCTGGTGGGCATGGTCCATTCCAAGAAGATCATCGCCATCAACACGGACCCTGCATGCAACATATTCAAGGTGGCGGATTACGGCATTGTCGAGGATTATGAAGATATCGTTCCCGCGCTGGTGGAGAAACTGGAGGAGTTGTCATGACAGAGATACGCATCATCGTATGTGCGAAACAGATCCCGGACCCGGAGGCGCCCCTTTCCGACGTGAGCGTGGATGCGGAGAAGCTGGAGGTGATCGTCGATGCGCCCCAGGTGATCAGCCCCTTTGACGAAAATGCCCTGGAGGCCGCGGTTCGGTTGACGGAAAATATGGGTGGGAAGATAACTGTCTTGAGTCTGGGGAAAAAAGTCTCCGATACGGTATTGAGAAAGAGCCTGGCGGCCGGAGCGGACGAATTGATCCTTTTGGAGGACGATCAGTTTGAGAAGCTTGACAGCCATTCCACTGCCGCGGCCCTGGCAAAAGCCATTCAAAAGATAGGAGACTACGATCTGATATTGACCGGCAGGCAGGCAGGCGACTGGGATTCCGGCCAGGTCGGCTTGCTCCTGGGAGAAATGCTGGGGCTTCCCTGCATCAGTCTGGCACGGGACATCACCATCGAAGACGGCAGCGTGGTGGTAAAAAAGGGCATCCCCGAAGGCTGCGAACGGGTGAGGGCAAAGATGCCTGCCCTGGTGACGGTCAGTAATGAGGTAGGAGAGCTCAGGTACATCTCCAGGACCCGGATGCTCAAGATGATCCAGGGGGCCCGGTCCATCCCTTCATGGAGCGCGGTGGAGATCGGCGTAAACCCGGAGGCCCTCCAGAAAATGGCCATAACGGCCCTCTCATCCCCCCCGGATATGGGGAGGGATTGTCAGTTCATGGAAGGAGCGCCCGAAGAGATGGCGGAAAAGCTGGCGGCGGTGTTCATGGGGCTC
The sequence above is a segment of the Deltaproteobacteria bacterium genome. Coding sequences within it:
- a CDS encoding electron transfer flavoprotein subunit alpha/FixB family protein, with the protein product MTDVLILGEIKDGLPDLRTLELLSAGKNLADGAGGGYSVLFIGDAVSVAADKAGAYGPHRVYRVEHPLLKGFQPDLWLSALEQACSRIHPSVLLMSHGFVGMDLGPRLACRLNSRLTTDCIDLSIDPEDGLLLRTKAVSGGNAISVFKCPGEPQLATVRGKVFAPAEPGQTPGEMVDIQVEIDPSMIRVESIEIVEEETVSLDKANVVVAGGAGLGEADGFELLEELAAALRRSFGNVMIGCSRVAVDKGWISSDHQVGLTGTMISPDVYVAVGISGAIQHLVGMVHSKKIIAINTDPACNIFKVADYGIVEDYEDIVPALVEKLEELS
- a CDS encoding LysR family transcriptional regulator, with product MRINLNQLRAFFLAARERSITKAAESLYVTQPAVTMQIKSLEQDLEVKLFRKYGKSLELTGAGHALFGYAEKIFEIVEEMEYVLKGHATSAHGSLTIGTTRSFARHLMPGLLSRFQKRFPKVKVILKVGSSQEVADGVLDFTYDVGTIGRLPYKSRLNVIPYSREEFSLVVSPQHRFAKCEAVSLGELENEPIIIRENGSGSRYAILSLLSSHGVNPSVLLEAGSVEFIKEYIMKGQGISFLYRPEIRLEATLGLLKPVPLKEGPIFVQTDTIFPRGADLSPPVKAFLQLIEEEA
- a CDS encoding respiratory nitrate reductase subunit gamma; translation: MTPHRTMFWQIDHVWVFYTLAALATILFLAGLGAHVRVWRSSSGSREISFSAEALKRMILDALLGRRLFLGDWPAGLMHLFIFWGFLTLFVGTAILSIHHYAASFLAGTAYLIFSIAMDAAGLLLLAGIIWALIRRYLQRVPRLERRLEDGVVPLWLLMMVVSGFMVEGARLSAQQPEWGAWSFAGWWASSLFTVSTGETVYPSLWWLHTLLSLSFIAVIPFTKLFHILGAPTAIYFQGAAKPAILGMEDGEGGFDLGDAIFFDGCMRCGRCVAACPSAGAGEPFSPRAFVQAMRHRLWREEFPWGDIRFMSRNEDPLADDVFWYCTTCRACLEVCPVYGAAFEAVTKERVLAVEEGTGVPALLSQTLEKLFKYNNPWESSKRKRGAWADGLDLMDLTKKGVEADLCYFVGCTTSFDDTAQRIARSFSSVLQTAGVNFGILGKKEPCCGDIARRVGELGLFEEEKEGCMALFDTCGITEVVTSSPHCFHTFQNEYPDAPFRARHYTLVLKELLDKGRLSFKRDIPAVVTYHDPCYLGRHNRIFDEPREIIRAIPGIRLKEMTHHRADSLCCGGGGGRMWQDLQGEVKMSHVRIREAAATGAEILITACPLCLIMLEDARKAVGLKPPFRIMDLNELVLEAISNAEFGTRNAEPGTQGP
- a CDS encoding HD domain-containing protein, with amino-acid sequence MMHPSAFPSEGGRILQWSEFTGRLFETADPYLEIRGDSEHAVISYGYALTLLQHEGGDRKIVEPAVILHDVGWSALKPEYISVAYGVLANGEEAERLNRIHEIEGAAIAERILGAFNYDPGLIQTIRTIISRHDSGEDVSSLEEALVKDADKLWRFSRTGFWRETERQHLKPATLLEFLAEKCKGWFFSATAVTLARKELVSRKDEINDLPSQGNETCGR
- a CDS encoding electron transfer flavoprotein subunit beta/FixA family protein — its product is MTEIRIIVCAKQIPDPEAPLSDVSVDAEKLEVIVDAPQVISPFDENALEAAVRLTENMGGKITVLSLGKKVSDTVLRKSLAAGADELILLEDDQFEKLDSHSTAAALAKAIQKIGDYDLILTGRQAGDWDSGQVGLLLGEMLGLPCISLARDITIEDGSVVVKKGIPEGCERVRAKMPALVTVSNEVGELRYISRTRMLKMIQGARSIPSWSAVEIGVNPEALQKMAITALSSPPDMGRDCQFMEGAPEEMAEKLAAVFMGLK
- a CDS encoding ADP-ribosylglycohydrolase family protein, yielding MIGAIAGDIIGSVYEGSPIKTKDFPLFSPSSTFTDDSVLTTAVAEAILTGRSYGSCLREFGKRYPHAGYGGAFIRWLLSDDPRPYNSWGNGSAMRVSPVGFAFGDESTVIREAENTAAVTHNHPEGIKGAQATALAIWMARTGHLKEEIRKRISTDFLYDLNRSPADIRPTYTFDISCQGTVPEAIICFLDSTSYEDAIRNAVSLGGDSDTLACIAGGIAEAFYGPVPEPIQETVRHILPSDLLEIIDRFYSKFMHW
- a CDS encoding molybdopterin-dependent oxidoreductase → MTNKAEIPTLCRMCDHGCGILVTVEDGKPVHVRGNPAHPFNKGWICVKGKACLDLYYSPIRLKTPLVRQGGRLLETTWDEALGHISEKLARLKERWGPQALAIYYGEGVGHQEIRYYMKRFANVYGTPNFMSVGSICNASRTLGETLTLGGLTKPDMAHSRLVLVWGANPLVSHEPVPPKIIHRLAKSSVPLIVVDPRKTETASKANVHLAVRPGTDHTLILNMLHVIFTEGLWDRDFTDRWVNGFETLCSVVITARFSPERGAAITGIDPGSVRRVARAYAETRPASMFTGNGVEHHPSGVNTARLLAVLKAVTGNLDVPGGDLFTPKPLIKDITAPLPPSKVPAIGAEQFPVFCKARGEAHALCATRAILEEKPYAIKGLTVTGGNPTLQWPDSDRTRDALKKLEFLLVIDVVKSPDSCFADVVLPACTFLERDEHRSNVYLNLSHITLRRSVTAPVYGIPDQMIWIRLAQAMGYGEYFPWRTCEQGIDDLLKDLGISYAGLAADGGIHQYAQRTYRKYETEGFHTPSGKVEVLSERLESFGYDSLPIQGQMAEKTDRNEMGEVPLILSTGGNLLPYTHWQFRYIPRLNKRAPEPFLEIHPDTAARWGISDSDRVEVMTETGTLQIKARVTENICPGTVHMAQGWENSNANLLTSVEDSDPISGFPNLKSVRCAVRKLSIVSPNGRILPKGA